One genomic region from Yarrowia lipolytica chromosome 1C, complete sequence encodes:
- a CDS encoding uncharacterized protein (Compare to YALI0C04213g, similar to Saccharomyces cerevisiae ENP1 (YBR247C); ancestral locus Anc_6.165, similar to uniprot|P38333 Saccharomyces cerevisiae YBR247c ENP1 effects N-glycosylation), whose product MGKADTKDAKVRHSPLHVDMSQGSGLLRESAKQKTSRNTKKTDAAEEDFIDSATSRRILQMARDQQRELDEEERGEEFPEDDDVEFEDEDEEEDEEEYEEYEDVQQEFMTPEDAALYAKYFNEDEPVSLADKIMAKIREKEEEEQFERTGEAPGTSQGLEGEGVMLPPKVIAVYEKVGELLSRYKSGKLPKAFKIVPTLRNWQDVLYVTDPASWSPNAIYEGTKMFVSNQQAKEAQKFIQIVLLERFKEEIEEKKTLNYHVYRSLKKALYKPSAFFKGFLFPLAEQCTLKEAIIVSSILSKVSIPTLHSAAALMRLAEMPYSGPTSLFIKVLLDKKYALPYRVVDAVVFHFMRFAHVEEALPVIWHQSLLVFAQRYKSDITEDQRDALLDVIKVKNHPKITPEIRRELISGESRPIVDEQMEV is encoded by the coding sequence ATGGGAAAAGCTGATACTAAAGACGCCAAGGTGCGACACAGCCCGCTTCATGTCGACATGAGCCAGGGCAGCGGACTTCTTCGAGAATCCGCCAAGCAGAAGACTTCCCGAAacaccaagaagaccgaTGCTGCAGAGGAGGATTTTATTGATTCGGCCACTTCGCGACGAATTCTGCAGATGGCACGGGATCAGCAGCGAGAGctggatgaggaggagcgagGCGAGGAGTTTCCCGAGGATGACGATGTGGAATTCgaggacgaagacgaggaggaggatgaggaggagtacgaggagtacgaggaTGTGCAACAGGAGTTTATGACCCCTGAGGATGCTGCTCTGTACGCGAAGTACTTCAATGAGGACGAGCCTGTTTCTCTGGCCGATAAGATCATGGCCAAGAttcgagagaaggaagaggaggagcagtTTGAGCGAACTGGAGAGGCCCCTGGAACCTCCCAGGGTTTGGAGGGAGAGGGAGTCATGCTTCCACCCAAGGTCATTGCAGTCTACGAGAAGGTCGGAGAGCTTCTGAGCCGATACAAGTCTGGAAAGCTGCCCAAGGCATTCAAGATTGTGCCTACGCTGCGAAACTGGCAGGATGTTCTGTACGTGACCGATCCTGCTAGCTGGTCTCCCAACGCAATCTACGAAGGAACAAAgatgtttgtgtccaaCCAGCAGGCTAAGGAGGCCCAGAAGTTCATCCAGAttgtgctgctggagcgattcaaggaggagattgaagagaagaagaccctAAACTACCACGTTTATCGATCCCTGAAGAAGGCTCTGTATAAGCCTTCTGCCTTCTTCAAGGGTTTCCTGTTCCCTTTGGCTGAGCAATGCACactcaaggaggccatcATTGTCAGCTCCATTCTGTCCAAGGTCTCTATCCCCACTTTgcattctgctgctgctctcatgAGACTGGCTGAGATGCCTTATTCCGGCCCCACTTCTCTGTTCATCAAGGTGCTGCTCGACAAGAAGTACGCTCTGCCCTACCGAGTCGTTGACGCCGTGGTCTTCCATTTCATGCGTTTCGCTCACGTTGAAGAGGCTCTCCCCGTCATCTGGCATCAGTCCCTTCTGGTCTTTGCCCAGCGATACAAGAGTGATATCACGGAGGATCAGCGAGACGCTCTTCTGGATGTCATCAAGGTCAAAAACCATCCCAAGATTACACCTGAAATTCGACGAGAATTGATTTCTGGCGAGTCTCGACCTATTGTGGATGAGCAGATGGAGGTTTAA